From the genome of Nicotiana sylvestris chromosome 2, ASM39365v2, whole genome shotgun sequence, one region includes:
- the LOC138886214 gene encoding uncharacterized protein, with protein sequence MVSTTKSLELVHMDLGGPMRTMSRGGKKYEMEHEDEALGLVKDFTEASALVKVAPKEGTVDGTDRIVTRNEARLVVQGYSQEEGIDYDETFAPVARLEAIRLLIVFAAHMEFTLHHMDVKSAFLNGYLKEEVFVKQPPGLQEHGMNDCPNFCLNMATKEVKLTLPIPKKKSKPDIVFSVGLCARFQANPKESHLTTVSLWIGKAPQIKQQLVDFGIDVDCIPIFCDNTSAISMTKNPVHHKKTKHIDVRHHFLRDNYDKGLISIEFCAIDKQIVDIFTKSLSRENFERNRLELGMIKIT encoded by the exons atggtaagcacaaccaagtcgttggaactAGTCCATATGGATCTtggtggtccaatgagaaccatgagcagaggtggaaagaaatatgaaatg gaacatgaagatgaagcccttggattggtaaaggatttCACTGAAGCCTCAGCACTagtcaaagtggcaccaaaagaaggaacagttgatggaacag atagAATAGTTACAAGAAAcgaggcaagactggtggtccaaggttatagccaagaggagggcatagattatgatgagacttttgctccagttgcaagactagaggcaataagactccttatagtctttgcagcacacatggaattcactcttcatcataTGGATGTCAAAAgcgccttcctgaatggctacctaaaagaagaagtgtttgtgaaacaacctccagg gctccaagagcatggtatgaacgactgtccaaatttctgcttgaacatggctacaaaagaggtaaaattgacactACCTATTCCTAAgaaaaaaag caaacctgacattgttttcagtgtagggctttgtgctcgctttCAGGCTAATCCtaaagagtctcacttgactact gtttccttgtggataggaaaagcacctcag ATCAAACAGCAGCTAGTAGATTTTGGAATTGACGTTGattgcattcctatattctgtgataacactagtgctataagtatgacaaagaaccctgttcatcataagaagactaagcacatagatgttagacatcacttCTTGAGAGATAACTATGACAAAGGTTTGATTtccatagaattctgtgctatTGATAAACAAATTGTTGACatcttcactaaatcactgagtagagaaaactttgagaggaacaggttggaattaggaatgattaagatcacctaa